From a single Collimonas pratensis genomic region:
- a CDS encoding NAD-dependent epimerase/dehydratase family protein: MNDTESKAGDGRKFGRLLLTGAGGGLGRVLRPRMAAFADIVRVSDLAAALEDSAIAYEEVQACNLADRAAVDALVAGCDAIVHLGGVSVERPFEEILEANIKGVFHVYEAARRHGVKRVVFASSNHVTGFYRQDEVIDVHDLRRPDGYYGLSKSYGEDMAQLHFDRYGIETVSIRIGNSFSQARDRRALACWLSYDDLTELLRCALFTPDVGHTVVYGVSDNVGSWWNNRYAAHLGFVARDSAEQFRAAIEAQPMPAPDDPVRKFQGGLFTVAGPFDPQ; the protein is encoded by the coding sequence ATGAACGATACAGAAAGCAAAGCAGGGGACGGCAGGAAATTCGGCCGCTTGTTATTGACGGGCGCCGGCGGTGGCTTGGGCCGGGTGTTGCGGCCGCGCATGGCGGCGTTTGCCGACATCGTCAGGGTTTCCGACCTGGCTGCGGCGCTGGAGGACAGCGCCATCGCGTATGAGGAAGTACAGGCTTGCAACCTGGCCGACCGCGCTGCCGTCGACGCGCTGGTGGCGGGTTGCGACGCTATCGTCCACTTGGGCGGTGTCTCGGTGGAGCGGCCTTTTGAAGAAATCCTGGAAGCCAACATCAAGGGCGTGTTCCATGTGTACGAAGCGGCCCGGCGCCATGGCGTCAAGCGCGTGGTGTTCGCCAGTTCCAACCATGTCACCGGTTTCTACCGCCAGGACGAGGTTATCGACGTGCACGATCTGCGCCGCCCGGACGGTTATTACGGCTTGTCTAAATCCTACGGCGAAGACATGGCGCAGCTGCACTTCGACCGTTATGGCATCGAAACCGTCAGCATCCGCATCGGCAATTCTTTTTCGCAAGCCAGGGACCGCCGTGCGCTGGCCTGCTGGCTGAGTTATGACGACCTGACTGAACTGCTGCGCTGCGCCCTGTTCACGCCGGACGTCGGCCATACCGTGGTGTACGGAGTTTCCGATAACGTCGGCAGCTGGTGGAATAACCGCTACGCCGCCCATCTCGGCTTTGTGGCGCGCGACAGCGCCGAACAGTTCCGCGCCGCCATCGAAGCGCAGCCGATGCCGGCGCCGGACGATCCGGTGCGCAAGTTTCAGGGTGGCCTGTTTACCGTGGCCGGGCCGTTTGACCCGCAGTAA
- a CDS encoding aldehyde dehydrogenase (NADP(+)) translates to MNITGEMLIGQTAVRGTEGSVRAVNPATNETIAPDFGAGSTAAVEQACKLAQQAFDTYRETTPEQRAQFLEEIATGILNLGPQLIERASQESGLPAARLEGERGRTVGQLRLFAKVIRDGHYLSATLDSALPERTPPRADLRLRKIAIGPVAVFGASNFPLAFSVAGGDTAAALAAGCPVVVKTHNAHPGTSELVGRVIQQAVAACQLPAGVFSLIIGSGNEVGQALVSHPAIKAVGFTGSRQGGLALMRAAAQRREPIPVYAEMSSINPMFLLPNALAARATQIGSAFADSLTMGVGQFCTNPGLVIGLASEHLAQFQEAASNALKAKAAGTMLTPGIHSAYLAGVERMQAVSGVDAVGRGMAASAPCAAQAALFATDAATFLASEQLEDEIFGPSSLIVACKDEDEMRAVAEHLAGQLTATLQLEAADHALAKTLLPTLERKAGRILVNGFPTGVEVSYAMVHGGPFPATSDSRSTSVGASAIDRFVRPVCYQDLPDALLPAALQDGNPLGLTRLVDGALHTA, encoded by the coding sequence ATGAATATCACTGGTGAAATGCTCATCGGCCAAACTGCAGTACGCGGCACAGAAGGCAGCGTGCGCGCCGTCAACCCCGCCACCAACGAAACCATCGCCCCCGACTTCGGCGCCGGCAGCACAGCAGCAGTAGAGCAAGCCTGCAAACTGGCCCAGCAAGCCTTCGACACCTACCGCGAAACCACCCCCGAACAACGCGCCCAATTCCTCGAAGAAATCGCCACCGGCATCCTCAACCTCGGCCCGCAACTGATCGAACGCGCCAGCCAGGAATCCGGCCTCCCCGCCGCCCGCCTCGAAGGCGAACGCGGCCGCACCGTCGGCCAGCTGCGCCTGTTCGCCAAAGTCATCCGCGACGGCCACTACCTCAGCGCCACCCTCGATTCGGCGCTGCCAGAACGCACACCGCCACGCGCCGACCTGCGCCTGCGCAAGATCGCCATCGGCCCCGTTGCCGTCTTCGGCGCCAGCAACTTCCCGCTCGCGTTCTCGGTCGCCGGCGGCGACACCGCCGCCGCACTGGCAGCCGGCTGCCCAGTCGTGGTCAAGACCCACAACGCCCATCCCGGCACCTCCGAACTGGTCGGCCGCGTCATCCAGCAAGCGGTCGCCGCCTGCCAGTTGCCGGCAGGCGTGTTCTCCCTGATCATCGGCAGCGGCAATGAAGTCGGCCAGGCCCTGGTCAGCCACCCCGCCATCAAGGCAGTCGGCTTCACCGGCTCGCGCCAGGGCGGCCTGGCCCTGATGCGCGCCGCTGCGCAACGACGCGAACCGATCCCGGTGTACGCCGAAATGAGCAGCATCAACCCCATGTTCCTGCTGCCGAATGCACTCGCCGCGCGCGCAACACAGATCGGCAGCGCCTTCGCCGATTCCCTGACCATGGGCGTCGGCCAGTTCTGCACCAACCCCGGCCTGGTGATTGGCCTGGCAAGCGAACACCTGGCGCAGTTCCAGGAAGCCGCATCGAACGCACTCAAAGCCAAGGCCGCCGGCACCATGCTGACCCCCGGCATCCACAGCGCCTACCTCGCCGGCGTCGAACGCATGCAGGCAGTCAGCGGCGTCGACGCCGTCGGACGCGGCATGGCCGCAAGCGCACCCTGTGCGGCGCAAGCTGCCCTGTTTGCCACAGACGCCGCGACCTTCCTCGCCAGCGAACAGCTGGAAGACGAAATCTTCGGCCCCAGCTCGCTGATCGTCGCCTGCAAGGACGAAGACGAAATGCGCGCAGTGGCGGAACACCTGGCCGGCCAGCTGACCGCCACCCTGCAGCTCGAAGCGGCCGACCATGCACTGGCCAAAACGCTGCTGCCGACGCTGGAACGCAAAGCCGGCCGCATCCTGGTCAACGGCTTTCCGACCGGCGTCGAAGTATCGTATGCGATGGTGCACGGCGGCCCGTTCCCGGCTACCTCCGACAGCCGCAGCACGTCGGTCGGCGCCAGCGCCATCGACCGCTTCGTGCGGCCGGTGTGCTACCAGGACTTGCCGGACGCCCTGCTGCCGGCGGCGCTGCAGGACGGCAATCCGCTCGGCTTGACGCGCCTGGTAGACGGCGCCTTGCATACGGCGTGA
- a CDS encoding FadR/GntR family transcriptional regulator gives MNTPLNPQSAPSAPRKKHRNLAQSVVASIADSIRDGSSKPGDKLPTESELMRTQGVSRTVIREAISHLQASGLVETRHGIGTFVLAASNVSNTGNFDIDPETVITMRDILAILELRISLEAEAAGLAAARRNEEQLAQMRLALDAFQKSAHERGDSVAADVQFHLHIAQATGNRYFVDILSHLGTTIIPRTRINSARLAHDDPTAYLDRVHREHEDIYNAIVRQDADSARAAMRTHLSNSRERLRKVQDSMGSPS, from the coding sequence ATGAATACACCGCTCAATCCTCAGTCCGCGCCCAGCGCACCGCGCAAGAAGCATCGCAACCTGGCGCAGAGCGTGGTCGCCAGCATTGCCGACAGTATTCGCGACGGCAGCAGCAAGCCTGGGGATAAATTGCCGACCGAATCGGAATTGATGCGTACTCAGGGCGTCAGCCGTACCGTGATCCGCGAGGCGATTTCGCATCTGCAGGCCTCCGGACTGGTGGAGACGCGGCATGGTATCGGCACTTTTGTATTGGCCGCCAGCAATGTCAGCAACACCGGCAATTTCGACATCGATCCGGAAACCGTGATCACCATGCGCGACATCCTGGCGATCCTGGAACTGCGCATCAGCCTCGAAGCGGAAGCAGCCGGACTGGCGGCGGCACGGCGCAATGAGGAGCAGCTGGCGCAGATGCGGCTGGCGCTGGATGCCTTCCAGAAGAGCGCCCACGAGCGCGGCGACTCGGTCGCAGCCGATGTCCAGTTCCACCTGCATATCGCGCAAGCCACCGGCAACCGCTACTTCGTCGATATCCTGAGCCACCTCGGCACCACCATCATTCCGCGCACCCGCATCAACTCCGCGCGGCTGGCGCACGACGATCCGACCGCCTACCTTGACCGCGTGCACCGCGAGCATGAAGACATCTACAACGCCATCGTGCGCCAGGATGCCGACAGCGCCCGCGCCGCCATGCGCACCCACCTGAGCAACAGCCGCGAGCGCTTGCGCAAGGTGCAAGACAGCATGGGATCGCCGTCGTAA